From Aspergillus fumigatus Af293 chromosome 3, whole genome shotgun sequence, a single genomic window includes:
- the arc16 gene encoding actin-related protein 2/3 complex subunit 5 family protein translates to MAQLNYRTINIDVLDPESSVNFPMETLLPATLPPPQTSSDAANVASQVRQLLRGGDPEGALRYVLDTAPLGGDDRAKEVHMATVVDVLQGIRQGEMTRVLEGVCSGEGGSERADCLMKYLYKGMAAPAPGGGAQSPRKSVSPQNTGFSQIQARNLGEGGSAQQMSVLLSWHEKLVELTGTGSIVRVMTDRRTV, encoded by the exons ATGGCCCAGCTAAACTACCGCACAATCAACATCGACGTGTTGGACCCCGAGTCCTCGGTCAATTTCCCCATGGAGACCCTCCTCCCCGCCACGCTCCCACCCCCGCAGACCTCCTCCGACGCCGCCAACGTCGCCAGCCAAGTCCGCCAGCTGCTCCGCGGCGGCGACCCCGAGGGCGCCCTGCGGTACGTTCTCGACACGGCCCCGCTGGGGGGCGACGATCGCGCCAAGGAGGTGCACATGGCTACCGTTGTGGATGTGCTGCAGGGGATCCGCCAGGGGGAGATGACCCGCGTGCTGGAGGGGGTGTGTAGCGGGGAGGGCGGATCGGAGAGGGCGGACTGTTTGATGAAGTATCT GTACAAGGGGATGGCTGCTCCGGCTCCTGGTGGCGGGGCGCAGTCGCCTCGCAAGTCGGTGTCTCCGCAGAACACGGGGTTCTCGCAGATTCAGGCCCGGAATCTGGGTGAGGGCGGGAGCGCGCAGCAGATGAGTGTGTTGCTGAGCTGGCACGAGAAGTTGGTTGAGCTTACGGGGACTGGGTCGATTGTCCGGGTTATGACGGATCGGAGGACGGTTTAA
- a CDS encoding putative dynactin Arp1 p62 subunit RO2, protein MSRPFPYTYISCPCADTPVPDRSRKRRSRESPAKKPEQGDRSTAADTEEEEEQTFDPRAPRSNFSLYPPEQLLYCEDCHQIKCPRCITEEIVCWYCPNCLFETPSSMVRSEGNRCARNCFNCPICTAPLAVNTLENVAGSEGQQGPWVLSCAYCMWSSLDIGIKFDKPTNICTQLSKMTNTTTARGRQMSKSVCELKSPLSTYSTIDDQFPAPGESRDGQSTPSGDQSAAPLTSDGRFSALKAFYKDQIAATSTSPTDPLGTDFGPGFASPGALNRIMSLYAASSRLSSLYGSANKKPKSKPPVMREALTASEGLKVATPGAEDAIIQRISSEVCGWDGLASIEQRMFQSPDVRFVEDLLPLPVLLRTKRSKRCKSCKHILVKPELKPQSTRFRIRLIALSYIPLPTLRPLALGPPTGLPAITPSASSSAPNLDALPPLKPFQLLLTLKNHMFDPVRVTLATPSVTPGRVATKVTILCPQFDIGANSDVWDEALQGTTTGGDNRSSRSGGMNLGYEKVAEAGKVWDKGRNWTTVVLEVVPGTLPGGSLGTRRRQSLGDDEGGDGASSPSTDDNDETNNNNASLDWSGQAQDPKNQLQPDEDVLEIPVFVRMEWDSENQMEQAAGKGQNSDTVKRELAYWMVLGVGRITAELA, encoded by the exons ATGTCGCGTCCTTTTCCCTATACCTATATTTCCTGTCCATGTGCGGATACCCCTGTTCCTGATCGTTCCAGAAAACGAAGATCGCGAGAGTCCCCCGCCAAAAAGCCAGAACAGGGAGACCGTTCAACAGCTGCGGATaccgaagaggaggaggagcagacaTTCGACCCTCGAGCTCCGCGTTCCAACTTCTCTCTGTACCCCCCGGAACAGCTGCTGTACTGTGAGGACTGCCATCAGATAAAGTGTCCGCGATGCATCACAGAGGAGATTGTGTGCTGGTATTGTCCGAATTGTCTGTTCGAGACGCCGAGCAGCATGGTCCGAAGTGAGGGTAATAG ATGTGCCAGAAACTGCTTCAATTGCCCCATATGCACTGCGCCTCTTGCAGTGAACACGCTCGAGAATGTTGCGGGAAGTGAAGGCCAACAAGGACCATGGGTGCTTTCGTGCGCGTATTGCATGTGGTCATCTCTGGACATTGGAATCAAATTTGACAAGCCCACCAACATCTGTACACAGCTTTCCAAGATGACCAATACCACAACGGCGCGGGGTAGACAGATGTCCAAGTCCGTGTGTGAGCTCAAGTCTCCCCTGTCCACATACTCCACCATCGACGATCAATTTCCGGCCCcaggggaaagcagagatgGTCAATCTACGCCGTCCGGCGACCAGTCTGCGGCTCCTTTGACTTCGGATGGGAGATTCTCCGCGCTCAAGGCGTTCTACAAAGACCAGATAGCTGCGACGTCCACATCGCCCACAGACCCTCTGGGCACTGACTTTGGACCTGGCTTTGCCTCACCTGGTGCTCTAAACCGTATAATGTCTCTCTATGCGGCCTCATCGCGGCTCAGCAGTCTCTACGGTAGCGCCAATAAGAAACCTAAATCAAAGCCGCCGGTCATGAGAGAAGCTCTAACCGCCAGCGAGGGTCTGAAGGTCGCGACTCCCGGCGCCGAAgacgccatcatccagcGGATTTCCTCGGAAGTATGTGGCTGGGACGGCCTCGCGTCCATCGAGCAGCGCATGTTTCAGTCCCCTGATGTTCGGTTCGTGGAAGACCTTCTCCCCTTACCAGTATTACTCCGAACCAAGCGCTCGAAACGCTGCAAGTCGTGCAAGCACATCCTCGTCAAGCCTGAGCTCAAACCTCAGTCCACCCGGTTTCGCATCCGTCTCATTGCCCTCAGCTACATACCCTTACCAACTCTACGACCTCTAGCCCTGGGACCACCCACGGGCCTCCCCGCAATAACACCTTCAGCATCCAGTTCAGCTCCTAACCTGGACGCCCTTCCCCCGCTGAAACCCTTCCAGCTGCTTCTGACACTCAAGAACCACATGTTCGACCCTGTCCGGGTAACCCTCGCCACACCCTCAGTAACACCAGGCCGCGTAGCCACAAAAGTCACAATCCTCTGCCCGCAGTTCGACATCGGAGCCAACAGCGACGTCTGGGATGAAGCCCTGCAGGGCACAACAACTGGAGGAGACAATCGCTCCTCCCGCTCCGGCGGGATGAACCTCGGGTACGAAAAAGTCGCAGAAGCGGGCAAAGTCTGGGACAAGGGGCGGAACTGGACAACTGTTGTCCTAGAAGTTGTCCCTGGGACATTACCAGGCGGCAGTCTAGGGACCCGCAGACGGCAATCtctcggtgatgatgagggcGGAGACGGGGCTAGCAGCCCCAGTACCGACGATAATGACGAaaccaacaacaacaatgccAGCCTCGACTGGAGCGGACAGGCCCAGGATCCCAAGAACCAGCTCCAGCCCGACGAAGACGTCCTGGAGATCCCGGTCTTTGTCCGTATGGAATGGGACTCGGAGAATCAGATGGAGCAGGCTGCTGGGAAGGGGCAGAACTCCGATACGGTCAAGCGAGAATTGGCGTATTGGATGGTGTTGGGGGTTGGCCGGATCACGGCTGAACTTGCATAG